From a single Aquincola tertiaricarbonis genomic region:
- a CDS encoding DUF1345 domain-containing protein, which produces MLRPFRTRPRLLVSLAIALAAGFLSDGIGGGRLNWTTQVLIGWNAGVWLYLASTALMMRRASHERMRDIAAAHAESAFAVVSTAVVAVVVTLAAIALELAGAPKGEASAAPRVALTLATLFGSWLLLATLFALAYASLFYRDRTRPGRGLGFPGEPAEGEDEDPPHYGDFLYFSFTIAATSQTSDVTVSDRQIRRWVLGQGVLAFMFNTVLLALAINTAAGLF; this is translated from the coding sequence TTGCTGCGCCCCTTTCGCACCCGCCCCCGCCTGCTCGTCAGCCTGGCGATCGCCCTCGCGGCGGGCTTCTTGTCCGATGGGATCGGCGGCGGCCGCCTGAACTGGACCACGCAGGTGCTGATCGGCTGGAACGCTGGTGTGTGGCTGTACCTGGCCAGCACCGCGCTGATGATGCGCCGCGCCTCGCACGAACGCATGCGCGACATCGCCGCTGCCCATGCCGAGAGCGCTTTCGCGGTGGTGAGCACGGCGGTGGTGGCCGTGGTGGTGACGCTGGCTGCCATTGCGCTGGAACTGGCCGGCGCGCCCAAGGGCGAGGCCTCGGCCGCGCCGCGGGTGGCGCTGACGCTGGCCACGCTGTTCGGCTCCTGGCTGCTGCTGGCCACGCTGTTCGCACTCGCCTACGCCAGCCTCTTCTACCGCGACCGCACCCGGCCGGGCCGTGGCCTGGGCTTTCCCGGTGAGCCGGCGGAAGGCGAGGACGAAGACCCGCCGCACTACGGCGACTTCCTCTACTTCTCGTTCACCATCGCCGCTACTTCGCAGACCTCGGACGTGACGGTGAGCGACCGCCAGATCCGCCGCTGGGTGCTGGGCCAGGGCGTGCTGGCCTTCATGTTCAACACGGTGCTGCTGGCGCTGGCCATCAACACCGCGGCCGGCTTGTTCTAG